One region of Flavobacterium pisciphilum genomic DNA includes:
- a CDS encoding inorganic diphosphatase, with the protein MTADKLTTFDVLIEIPRGSRNKYEYDFDIKRMRFDRMLFSSMMYPADYGFIPETLALDGDPLDVLVLVNEPTFPGCVMEVKPIGVFHMADDKGPDEKIICVPVSDPIWNSLEDLSDINAHLLKEIEHFFQVYKDLENKKVDVGGWGDVTEAFAIIAECTKRFDDIENKPEGLFSIK; encoded by the coding sequence ATGACCGCAGACAAACTAACAACTTTCGATGTTTTAATCGAAATACCAAGAGGAAGCAGAAATAAATACGAGTACGATTTTGATATTAAAAGAATGCGTTTCGATAGAATGTTATTCTCTTCAATGATGTACCCAGCCGATTACGGATTTATTCCTGAAACTTTAGCTCTTGATGGTGATCCATTAGATGTATTGGTTTTGGTAAATGAGCCAACTTTTCCTGGATGTGTTATGGAAGTAAAACCAATTGGTGTTTTCCATATGGCAGATGACAAAGGACCAGATGAGAAAATTATTTGTGTACCAGTTTCTGATCCAATTTGGAATTCATTAGAAGACCTTTCTGATATTAATGCCCACTTACTTAAAGAAATTGAGCATTTCTTCCAAGTTTATAAAGATTTGGAAAACAAGAAAGTAGATGTTGGTGGATGGGGAGACGTAACAGAAGCGTTTGCTATTATTGCAGAATGCACAAAACGTTTTGACGATATCGAAAACAAACCAGAGGGATTATTTAGTATTAAATAA
- a CDS encoding DNA-3-methyladenine glycosylase family protein: protein MQEAIDYLSKKSPIFQAIIQEYGLPPIPKRPQGFETLVLLILEQQVSIDSAKATFLKIKAHTICVPATLANLSDEEFRALGVSRQKTAYIKVLASAILNNEINIESLATKSAKEVREELIKLKGIGNWTIDIYLMFCLQEPDLIPLGDIAVVNTIKELLDIHDKEEMEIHTSQWSPYRSYATYLLWHYYLKKRKRTITY from the coding sequence ATGCAAGAAGCAATCGATTATCTTTCAAAGAAGAGTCCAATTTTTCAGGCAATCATCCAAGAATATGGATTGCCTCCAATCCCAAAACGACCACAAGGTTTTGAAACATTGGTGTTGCTTATTCTGGAACAGCAAGTATCTATAGATTCAGCCAAAGCTACATTTTTAAAAATCAAAGCACATACAATTTGTGTACCCGCTACATTGGCAAATTTGTCAGATGAAGAGTTTCGTGCATTGGGCGTAAGCCGACAAAAAACAGCTTACATTAAAGTATTGGCTTCAGCAATATTAAATAATGAAATTAATATTGAGAGCTTGGCAACAAAATCAGCCAAAGAAGTTCGGGAGGAACTCATAAAACTAAAAGGAATCGGAAATTGGACTATCGATATTTATCTAATGTTTTGTCTTCAAGAGCCCGATTTAATTCCACTTGGGGATATTGCAGTAGTAAATACAATCAAAGAATTACTTGATATTCATGACAAAGAAGAGATGGAAATTCATACCTCACAATGGAGTCCATATCGTTCTTATGCTACATATTTGCTTTGGCATTATTATTTAAAGAAACGAAAAAGAACAATTACCTATTAA